The Verrucomicrobiia bacterium genome segment CGGCTATAACTTTATTTAAAACGCTCTAGTTCCACCGGAAATACCAGGTGCGTGAGTTTTTTAGACATTCGGCAAGCGCTGCGAGCGAACCGACATCTTGATCCACAATGTCAGGGCAATAGATGTATTGCTCGCGAGCAAGTTGTGCGCAGGATTCATCGGTGGCTGGCGGATGATCAACTGTGAACTCGATCGTGTCCGCAGTGATGACAGCCAAGCGTGCTCCGAAGCGACCTTCCCAGTAGCGGGCCATCAAGGCGTGTCCGAAGGGTTCGGGACAGCAGTTCCACGAGCCGATGCGCAAGTGTAGGGGGAGCATCCAGAATTCAGGGCCGGGGAGTTGGGCGATGAACACTTCGGGCACGGGTTTGCCATTGGATTGAAAACCGACGGAGAGGCGCATCATGGGTTCGGGGGATGATTTGCCTTTTTTGGAAGTCGATAAAGAGGGGTAGCAGTCGGGTTCTTCTTTCACGCGTCCTGCGAGCCAGTCTTCGGGCAGTACGGTGCTGGCGGAACGGGCAAATTCATCGAAATTGATCTGGTTATGGGTAGCGATTTCACTGAGGTCAGACACACTTTCCTTATCGCCCAAGATAACTGGGATCAGGCACTTGGCCTGAAGATCACCGCGCATCTTGAGAAGCATGCTCTCAGCGACATCCCCGGCCACCGACTTCAATGGAAATGGAAAATCTGGTTCGGCCATGGAAGAACGTAGATGCATTTTCCTGCCTGAGCAAGTTGTGACGGTGTGGCAATGCCCCGTATTTAACTCAGGATGCTTTTCAGGCGGCGAAGATAGGAGGTGTCCGATTCTCCCTTGACTAGGGATACCTCCAGCTTTTCCAGGTCTTTTATGGCAAATTGGAATGTCCAGCCCCGGCTCAGGAGCGGATTATAGAAGTCTTCCACCGAGCGTTTGAGTTGGTCCATGATGCGGGTGGAATCTGGTGAAAGATGCTCCTCCCCGGCGATATGTTCCAGAAGAGAAAGTGCCGTGTTTTTTTGTCCATCGAACTCGACCGGCCAGCCGTGGTAGTCGTGATCGAGTTGTTCCTTCAGGACGCTGATCTTTTCGAGTGTCAGTGGAGTGTTCATTGTAGGATTTGAAAGATTTACGAAAACATCTCAGCAGTTCACCACAGTTTGGACTATTGTGTGTGTGCCTACGATTTGAGATGGAATGGCCCTATAGGGAGATAGGGTAAATACTCATTTTCATTAAGTTGAGAATGGTGTTTGCGAGTCTTCAGATTGCCATTGCGGCGAAGAGCAATCGTTGGAACTTTAATCTCATGCCTTTAGAAGAGACGGACAGCATCGACATGATCACGCAACGTGGGGCTGATGGCCGCTATGGGCTGA includes the following:
- a CDS encoding DUF4253 domain-containing protein, with amino-acid sequence MAEPDFPFPLKSVAGDVAESMLLKMRGDLQAKCLIPVILGDKESVSDLSEIATHNQINFDEFARSASTVLPEDWLAGRVKEEPDCYPSLSTSKKGKSSPEPMMRLSVGFQSNGKPVPEVFIAQLPGPEFWMLPLHLRIGSWNCCPEPFGHALMARYWEGRFGARLAVITADTIEFTVDHPPATDESCAQLAREQYIYCPDIVDQDVGSLAALAECLKNSRTWYFRWN